In the genome of Carnobacterium pleistocenium FTR1, one region contains:
- the eno gene encoding phosphopyruvate hydratase, protein MPFITDILAREVLDSRGNPTIEVEVYTESGAFGRGMVPSGASTGEHEAIELRDGDKSRYLGKGVLKAVDNVNKIISEAIIGFDVRDQMAIDKTMIELDGTPNKAKLGANAILGVSIAVARAASDFLDVPLYQYLGGFNTKVLPTPMMNIINGGSHADNSIDFQEFMIMPVGAPTFREALRMGAEVFHALAGILKAKGLATSVGDEGGFAPNLSSNEEGFEVIIEAIKKAGYKPGEDVMLAMDAASAEFYNKEKGVYDLASSGEGEKTVDEMIEIYKNLVEKYPIISIEDGLDENDWEGTKKLTEILGDKVQLVGDDLFVTNTEKLAQAIEMGVANSILIKVNQIGTLTETFDAIEMAKKAGYTAVVSHRSGETEDSTIADIAVATNAGQIKTGSLSRTDRIAKYNQLLRIEDQLGDLAVYEGKKAFYNLKNK, encoded by the coding sequence ATGCCATTTATTACAGATATTTTAGCTCGCGAAGTTTTAGATTCACGCGGTAACCCAACAATCGAAGTAGAAGTTTACACAGAAAGCGGAGCATTCGGCCGTGGAATGGTTCCTTCAGGAGCTTCAACAGGAGAACACGAAGCAATTGAATTACGTGACGGAGACAAATCTCGTTACCTTGGAAAAGGTGTTTTAAAAGCAGTAGATAATGTAAATAAAATTATCTCTGAAGCTATCATCGGATTTGACGTTCGCGATCAAATGGCAATCGACAAAACAATGATTGAATTAGACGGAACTCCAAACAAAGCTAAATTAGGAGCTAACGCTATTTTAGGTGTTTCTATCGCTGTAGCACGTGCTGCTTCTGATTTCCTAGATGTTCCTTTATACCAATACCTAGGTGGTTTCAATACTAAAGTATTGCCAACACCTATGATGAACATCATCAATGGTGGTTCACATGCTGACAACAGTATTGACTTCCAAGAATTCATGATCATGCCTGTAGGAGCTCCTACATTTAGAGAAGCTTTACGTATGGGTGCTGAAGTATTCCATGCATTAGCTGGAATCTTAAAAGCAAAAGGATTAGCTACTTCAGTTGGTGACGAGGGTGGATTCGCTCCAAACCTAAGTTCTAACGAAGAAGGTTTCGAAGTTATTATCGAAGCAATCAAAAAAGCTGGTTACAAACCTGGTGAAGATGTTATGCTTGCAATGGATGCTGCTTCAGCAGAATTCTATAACAAAGAAAAAGGTGTTTACGACTTAGCTAGTTCAGGCGAAGGCGAAAAAACAGTTGATGAAATGATTGAAATCTACAAAAACTTAGTTGAAAAATACCCAATTATCTCTATCGAAGATGGATTAGATGAAAATGACTGGGAAGGTACTAAAAAATTAACTGAAATTCTTGGAGATAAAGTTCAATTAGTTGGTGACGATCTATTCGTTACAAACACTGAAAAATTAGCTCAAGCAATTGAAATGGGAGTAGCAAACTCTATTCTTATCAAAGTTAACCAAATTGGTACATTGACTGAAACTTTCGATGCTATCGAAATGGCTAAAAAAGCTGGATACACTGCAGTAGTTTCTCACCGTTCTGGTGAAACTGAAGATTCAACAATTGCTGATATCGCAGTTGCAACAAATGCTGGACAAATCAAAACTGGTTCTCTTTCAAGAACTGACCGTATTGCTAAATACAACCAATTGTTACGTATCGAAGATCAATTAGGCGACTTAGCTGTATACGAAGGTAAAAAAGCTTTCTACAACCTAAAAAACAAATAA
- the gpmI gene encoding 2,3-bisphosphoglycerate-independent phosphoglycerate mutase, whose amino-acid sequence MTKSPVAIIILDGLGCRSEVMGNAVAQAKKPNLDRLLEKYPHGTLKASGLDVGLPEGQMGNSEVGHTNIGAGRIVYQSLTRIDKAIQDGEFQTNPVLSDAMESTIKHQSNLHLFGLLSDGGVHSHINHLISLIKTAKEKGVPNIYVHAFLDGRDVAPDSGINYVKQLEEAIMEIGAGEIATVSGRFYAMDRDKRWERVEKAYNAVAHGEGIKASNALEAVQASYDKEKFDEFVMPTVIEKDGKPVATLQDNDSIIFFNFRPDRAIQLSNAITDDEWEFFDRGQRAQNLKLVTMTMYNPSIKAEIAFPPIGLKNVVGEVLSNKGLSQLRIAETEKYPHVTFFMNGGRNEEFPGENRILIPSPKVETYDLQPEMSIYEVTDALVADIEADKHDAIILNFANPDMVGHSGMLEPTIKAVEAVDENLGRVVDAITAKGGYAIIFADHGNAETMLTPEGKPHTAHTTVPVPVIVTKEGATLREGGRLADVAPTMLDLLNIEKPVEMTGVSLIQK is encoded by the coding sequence ATGACAAAATCACCAGTAGCCATCATCATTCTTGATGGATTAGGATGTCGTAGTGAAGTTATGGGTAACGCTGTAGCTCAAGCTAAAAAACCAAATCTTGATCGTCTTTTAGAAAAATACCCTCATGGTACATTAAAAGCTTCTGGATTAGATGTAGGTCTTCCAGAAGGACAAATGGGGAATTCTGAAGTTGGACATACAAATATTGGAGCTGGGCGAATTGTCTACCAAAGCTTAACCCGTATTGATAAAGCAATTCAAGATGGAGAATTTCAAACAAACCCTGTTTTAAGTGATGCAATGGAAAGCACAATCAAACATCAATCTAATTTGCATTTGTTTGGGCTTTTATCAGATGGTGGAGTGCATAGTCATATCAATCATTTGATTTCATTGATTAAAACAGCTAAAGAAAAAGGTGTGCCAAATATCTATGTACATGCTTTCTTAGATGGCCGTGATGTTGCACCTGATTCTGGTATCAACTATGTAAAACAATTAGAAGAAGCTATCATGGAAATCGGAGCAGGTGAAATTGCTACTGTATCTGGCCGTTTCTATGCCATGGACCGCGATAAACGTTGGGAACGTGTAGAAAAAGCTTATAACGCTGTAGCTCATGGTGAAGGTATTAAAGCTTCTAATGCATTAGAAGCTGTACAAGCAAGCTACGACAAAGAAAAATTTGACGAGTTTGTTATGCCTACCGTTATTGAAAAAGACGGAAAACCGGTTGCAACTTTACAAGATAATGATTCAATCATTTTCTTCAATTTCCGTCCTGACCGTGCGATCCAATTGTCAAATGCTATTACCGATGATGAATGGGAATTCTTTGACCGTGGACAAAGAGCGCAAAATCTTAAACTTGTTACAATGACCATGTATAACCCTAGTATCAAAGCTGAAATAGCTTTCCCACCAATTGGATTAAAAAATGTTGTCGGGGAAGTTCTTTCGAATAAAGGTCTCTCTCAATTACGCATTGCGGAAACTGAAAAGTATCCACATGTTACATTCTTTATGAATGGCGGACGTAATGAAGAGTTCCCAGGCGAAAATCGTATCTTGATTCCATCTCCAAAAGTGGAAACTTATGATTTGCAACCTGAAATGAGTATTTATGAAGTTACAGATGCATTAGTGGCAGATATTGAAGCGGATAAACACGATGCAATTATCTTAAACTTTGCAAATCCGGATATGGTTGGACATTCAGGCATGCTTGAACCAACGATCAAAGCGGTCGAAGCTGTTGATGAAAACCTAGGACGTGTAGTAGATGCGATTACTGCTAAGGGCGGATATGCAATTATCTTTGCTGATCATGGTAATGCAGAAACAATGCTTACACCTGAAGGCAAACCACATACTGCACACACTACCGTACCAGTTCCTGTAATTGTGACTAAAGAAGGCGCAACATTACGCGAAGGCGGACGTTTAGCTGACGTCGCTCCAACAATGTTAGACTTGTTAAATATTGAAAAACCAGTTGAAATGACCGGTGTATCATTGATTCAAAAATAA
- the tpiA gene encoding triose-phosphate isomerase — protein sequence MRKPIIAGNWKMNKTAAEAAEFVEAVKTKIPSSEQVDSVIGAPTLFLQSLVKASEGTELKIAAQDSHFEEAGAFTGETSPVALGDLGVDYVIIGHSERREFFNETDEGVNKKAHAIFKNGMVPIICCGETLEQREAGETNEWVSGQVKAAIAGLTNGQVAASVIAYEPIWAIGTGKSSTSKDANDTCAVIRQTIAKTVSQDAADAVRIQYGGSVKPGNIAEYMAESDIDGALVGGASLEAESFLALLEAVK from the coding sequence ATGCGTAAACCAATTATTGCAGGTAACTGGAAAATGAACAAAACAGCTGCTGAGGCTGCTGAATTTGTTGAGGCAGTTAAAACAAAAATACCTTCTTCTGAACAAGTAGATTCCGTTATTGGAGCTCCTACTTTATTTTTACAATCTTTAGTTAAAGCATCAGAAGGAACAGAATTAAAAATTGCTGCTCAAGATAGTCATTTTGAAGAAGCTGGAGCATTTACAGGCGAAACTAGCCCTGTAGCTTTAGGAGATCTAGGAGTAGACTACGTTATTATTGGTCACTCTGAACGTCGTGAATTTTTCAATGAAACAGATGAAGGAGTTAATAAAAAAGCACATGCTATTTTCAAAAATGGTATGGTTCCAATCATTTGCTGTGGTGAAACGTTAGAACAACGTGAAGCTGGAGAAACAAATGAATGGGTAAGTGGTCAAGTTAAAGCAGCAATTGCTGGCTTAACAAATGGTCAAGTAGCTGCATCAGTTATTGCTTACGAACCTATCTGGGCAATTGGAACTGGTAAATCATCAACTTCTAAAGATGCAAACGACACATGTGCCGTTATTCGTCAAACAATTGCAAAAACAGTTTCTCAAGATGCTGCTGATGCTGTACGTATTCAATACGGCGGTAGTGTAAAACCTGGGAATATTGCTGAATACATGGCTGAATCAGATATTGATGGAGCTTTAGTAGGAGGAGCAAGCTTAGAAGCAGAATCATTCTTAGCATTATTGGAGGCTGTTAAATAA
- a CDS encoding phosphoglycerate kinase, protein MVKKVVTDLDLKGKKVLVRADFNVPMKDGAITNDNRIQAALPTIQYVIEQGGKVILFSHLGKVKTEEDKAGKSLRPIAERLSELLKKDVTFVPETRGEKLENAIDQLNAGDVLVFENTRFEDVDGKKESKNDTELGKYWASLGDVFVNDAFGTAHRAHASNVGIASNLETAAGFLMDKEIKFIGGAVDEPKRPFVAILGGAKVSDKIGVIENLLSKADKVLIGGGMTYTFYAAKGIEIGKSLVEEDKIELAKSLIEKGGDKLILPIDSITSPEFSNDTPTEIHEGAVPADQMGLDIGPKTTALFTKELQGAKTVVWNGPMGVFEMSNFADGTIGVCEAIANLTEATTIIGGGDSAAAAMQLGFADQFTHISTGGGASLEYLEGKELPGVSSISNK, encoded by the coding sequence ATGGTGAAAAAAGTTGTAACTGATTTAGATTTAAAAGGTAAAAAAGTTTTGGTTCGTGCGGACTTTAATGTGCCAATGAAAGACGGCGCTATTACTAATGACAACCGTATTCAAGCAGCATTGCCAACTATTCAATATGTAATTGAACAAGGTGGAAAAGTTATTTTGTTTTCTCACTTAGGTAAAGTGAAAACAGAAGAAGACAAAGCTGGCAAAAGTTTACGTCCAATCGCTGAACGTTTAAGCGAATTGTTGAAAAAAGACGTTACATTTGTACCTGAAACACGTGGTGAAAAATTAGAAAATGCTATCGACCAATTAAATGCAGGTGATGTATTAGTATTTGAAAACACACGTTTTGAAGATGTTGACGGTAAAAAAGAAAGCAAAAATGATACTGAACTTGGCAAATACTGGGCAAGCTTAGGCGATGTTTTTGTCAACGATGCATTTGGTACGGCTCATCGTGCACATGCTTCTAACGTTGGAATTGCTTCAAATCTTGAAACAGCTGCTGGTTTCTTAATGGATAAAGAAATTAAATTTATCGGTGGCGCAGTTGACGAACCTAAACGTCCATTTGTGGCTATCTTAGGTGGCGCAAAAGTCAGCGATAAAATTGGCGTTATTGAAAATCTATTAAGCAAAGCAGATAAAGTTCTTATCGGCGGCGGAATGACTTACACTTTCTATGCTGCAAAAGGCATTGAAATCGGTAAATCATTAGTTGAAGAAGATAAAATTGAATTAGCTAAAAGCTTGATCGAAAAAGGCGGAGATAAATTAATCTTGCCAATCGATTCAATTACATCTCCAGAATTCAGTAATGATACACCAACTGAAATTCATGAAGGTGCTGTACCGGCTGATCAAATGGGTCTTGATATTGGACCAAAAACAACTGCATTATTCACTAAAGAATTACAAGGTGCTAAAACAGTTGTATGGAATGGACCAATGGGCGTATTTGAAATGTCTAACTTTGCTGATGGAACAATTGGCGTTTGCGAAGCAATTGCCAACTTAACTGAAGCAACTACTATTATTGGTGGAGGAGACTCTGCAGCAGCAGCAATGCAATTAGGTTTTGCAGATCAATTCACGCACATCTCTACAGGTGGCGGAGCATCATTAGAATACCTTGAAGGTAAAGAACTTCCAGGAGTATCATCAATTTCAAACAAATAA
- the gap gene encoding type I glyceraldehyde-3-phosphate dehydrogenase — translation MTVKVGINGFGRIGRLAFRRIQELEGIEVIAVNDLTEPNMLAHLLKYDTTQGRFNGEVEVKEGGFTVNGKDVKVLSNRNPAELPWGELGVDIVLECTGFFTTQEAAELHIKAGAKKVVISAPATGDMKTIVYNVNHETLDGSETVISGASCTTNCLAPMAKVLNDKFGIELGLMTTIHAYTGDQNTLDAPHPKGDFRRARAAAANIIPNTTGAAKAIGEVLPELKGILDGAAQRVPVAAGSLTELQTILKTSVTAEEINAAMKEASDESYGYTEDPIVSSDILGMTFGSLYDATQTKIITVGDKQLVKTVAWYDNEMSYTSQLIRTLDYFAKLG, via the coding sequence ATGACAGTTAAAGTAGGTATTAATGGTTTTGGACGTATTGGACGTCTTGCATTCCGTCGTATTCAAGAATTAGAAGGTATTGAAGTTATTGCGGTTAATGATTTAACAGAACCAAACATGTTAGCTCATTTACTAAAATATGATACAACACAAGGCCGTTTCAATGGTGAAGTTGAAGTTAAAGAAGGCGGATTTACAGTTAATGGTAAAGACGTTAAAGTTTTAAGCAACCGTAACCCAGCAGAACTTCCATGGGGAGAACTTGGAGTTGACATCGTATTAGAATGTACTGGTTTCTTCACTACTCAAGAAGCTGCTGAATTACACATCAAAGCAGGAGCTAAAAAAGTTGTTATCTCTGCACCAGCAACTGGTGACATGAAAACAATCGTTTACAATGTAAACCACGAAACTCTTGATGGTTCTGAAACAGTTATTTCTGGTGCTTCATGTACTACTAACTGTTTAGCTCCTATGGCTAAAGTATTGAATGACAAATTCGGTATTGAATTAGGCTTAATGACAACAATCCATGCTTACACAGGTGACCAAAACACATTAGATGCTCCACATCCAAAAGGCGACTTCCGTCGTGCTCGTGCTGCAGCAGCTAATATTATTCCTAACACAACTGGTGCTGCAAAAGCAATCGGTGAAGTATTACCTGAATTAAAAGGTATTTTAGATGGAGCTGCACAACGTGTGCCAGTTGCTGCTGGTTCATTAACTGAATTACAAACAATTCTAAAAACATCAGTAACTGCTGAAGAAATTAATGCAGCAATGAAAGAAGCTTCTGATGAATCTTACGGATATACTGAAGACCCAATCGTTTCTTCTGATATCTTAGGTATGACATTCGGTTCATTATACGATGCAACTCAAACAAAAATCATCACTGTTGGTGACAAACAACTTGTTAAAACTGTTGCTTGGTATGACAACGAAATGTCATATACTTCACAATTAATTCGTACTTTAGATTACTTTGCTAAATTAGGTTAA
- a CDS encoding sugar-binding transcriptional regulator produces MQNVLSVIEEVIPDIMFTLQNRYHILRNVFLLGPVGRRVLADRMGITERVLRTESEGLKKQGLIKTSKMGMELTEKGETIYHQLDQLMGQILGMKEKEKQLASYLEIEQCVIVSGDIDELPKLNEELGRATIEALDFLLPEGDNIIAVMGGTTMAAVANQMSEALSRKRKLLFVPARGGLGESLHIQANSITSLMAQKTGGENRVLYVPEQVSEETYKPLLQEPGIKKTLKLVNDANCVLFGIGNAKLMAERRGMNEEVLALIKNKAAVGEAFGEFYDQSGEVVYKIPRIGMQSKNLANIASVIAVAGGKSKAKAIEAYMKKAPGHTWLITDEGAANEILTGITL; encoded by the coding sequence ATGCAAAATGTATTATCAGTTATTGAAGAGGTCATTCCAGATATCATGTTTACACTTCAGAATCGTTATCACATTTTGCGCAATGTCTTTTTATTAGGTCCTGTAGGCAGAAGAGTTTTAGCCGATCGTATGGGAATCACAGAACGTGTTTTACGTACTGAGTCAGAGGGCCTAAAGAAGCAAGGTTTAATAAAAACTTCAAAAATGGGGATGGAATTAACCGAAAAAGGTGAAACTATTTACCATCAATTAGACCAGTTAATGGGTCAAATATTGGGAATGAAAGAGAAAGAAAAACAACTTGCTTCTTATTTAGAAATAGAACAATGCGTGATAGTTTCCGGTGATATAGATGAACTGCCAAAATTAAATGAAGAATTAGGTCGTGCTACAATAGAGGCTTTAGATTTTTTACTTCCAGAAGGTGATAATATTATTGCTGTAATGGGTGGTACAACTATGGCGGCAGTAGCGAATCAAATGAGTGAAGCACTTTCTCGAAAAAGAAAGTTGTTATTTGTTCCAGCTCGAGGTGGTTTAGGAGAATCGCTTCATATTCAAGCGAATTCAATTACTTCATTGATGGCGCAAAAAACAGGTGGCGAAAACCGAGTTCTTTATGTACCAGAACAAGTAAGTGAAGAAACATATAAACCACTTTTACAAGAACCTGGGATCAAAAAAACGCTTAAGTTAGTAAATGATGCGAATTGTGTTTTGTTTGGTATCGGTAATGCAAAGCTTATGGCGGAACGCAGAGGAATGAATGAAGAAGTTCTAGCTCTGATTAAAAATAAAGCGGCAGTTGGAGAAGCGTTTGGAGAATTTTACGATCAGTCTGGTGAAGTGGTATATAAAATACCCCGAATTGGAATGCAGTCAAAAAACCTGGCAAATATTGCTAGTGTGATTGCAGTAGCTGGTGGGAAATCCAAAGCTAAAGCAATTGAAGCTTACATGAAAAAAGCACCCGGTCATACGTGGTTAATCACAGATGAAGGTGCTGCTAATGAGATTTTAACAGGGATAACCCTTTAA
- a CDS encoding DsbA family protein: MDISNIKANQVNTTTGIKIGSENAPVKVIEFINLACPYCKMWYEDSKDLLAEYVSAGKVQRIIKHFDKESSGLKKGNVLHQYLDYTDPEKALEEIDFFFEHQNEWGRLANFDDIATYAQEKRNLAVQSNETRAQEIKKEANEAVVVLVPTVFIGEEIFDENITQQELKDLIEARI; this comes from the coding sequence ATGGATATTAGTAATATAAAAGCTAACCAAGTAAACACAACTACTGGAATTAAAATTGGAAGTGAAAATGCTCCAGTTAAAGTAATTGAATTTATTAACTTAGCATGCCCTTATTGCAAAATGTGGTATGAGGACTCAAAAGACTTATTGGCAGAATATGTCTCAGCTGGGAAAGTGCAACGCATCATTAAGCATTTTGATAAAGAATCATCGGGGTTGAAAAAAGGAAATGTGTTACACCAATATTTAGACTACACTGATCCTGAAAAAGCACTTGAAGAAATAGATTTCTTTTTTGAACACCAAAATGAGTGGGGAAGGTTAGCAAATTTTGATGATATTGCAACTTATGCACAAGAAAAAAGGAATCTAGCGGTGCAATCAAATGAGACTAGAGCTCAAGAAATTAAAAAAGAAGCAAATGAAGCAGTGGTTGTACTGGTTCCTACAGTCTTTATTGGTGAAGAGATTTTTGATGAAAATATTACACAACAAGAACTTAAAGATTTAATAGAAGCACGTATTTAA
- the clpP gene encoding ATP-dependent Clp endopeptidase proteolytic subunit ClpP has translation MNLVPTVIEQSSRGERAYDIYSRLLKDRIIMLSGPVDDDLANAVIAQLLFLDAQDSEKDIYIYINSPGGSVTAGLAIFDTMNFIKADVQTIAMGMAASMGSFLLTAGTKGKRYALPNAEIMIHQPSGGSQGQATEIEIAARHILKTRERLNKILSERTGQPIEVIQRDTDRDNYMSAEDAKAYGLIDEIMENSAALSK, from the coding sequence ATGAACTTAGTCCCTACAGTAATCGAACAATCTTCAAGAGGTGAACGTGCCTATGATATTTATTCTCGTCTTTTAAAAGACCGTATCATCATGTTAAGTGGTCCAGTAGACGACGACCTTGCAAATGCTGTAATCGCTCAGCTTTTATTTTTAGATGCACAAGATTCTGAAAAAGATATTTACATTTATATTAATTCACCAGGAGGCAGTGTAACTGCCGGATTAGCGATTTTTGATACAATGAACTTTATTAAAGCAGATGTTCAAACTATCGCAATGGGTATGGCAGCTTCAATGGGAAGTTTCCTATTAACAGCTGGTACAAAAGGCAAACGTTATGCTTTACCAAATGCTGAAATCATGATTCACCAACCATCAGGTGGTTCTCAAGGACAAGCAACCGAAATTGAAATTGCTGCTCGTCATATTTTGAAAACGCGTGAACGCTTGAATAAAATTTTATCAGAGCGTACAGGACAACCAATTGAAGTTATCCAACGCGATACAGATCGTGATAATTATATGTCTGCAGAAGATGCAAAAGCATATGGTTTGATTGATGAAATTATGGAAAATAGTGCTGCTTTAAGTAAATAA
- the whiA gene encoding DNA-binding protein WhiA has protein sequence MSYASEVKKELTQLEVHREHAKAELAALIRMNGTVGLVDKKFILNVQTENAAIARRIYVLLKDHFDVESELLVRRKMKLKKNNIYIVRLKQGTQEVLSDLSIMEGMFLHSHVSDEVIGNTQKVKSYLRGAFLAGGSVNNPETSRYHLEIHSSYEEHNDDICQMMNQFGMNARTLERRNGYITYLKEAEKIADFLALIGATSGMLKFEDVRIIRDMRNSVNRLVNCENANLNKTIDAASKQIESIKFIDDTIGLDKIPSKLREIALVRLENPEVTLKELGEMIPSGTISKSGINHRLRKLNEMAEKLGTKKRDKIDISI, from the coding sequence ATGTCTTATGCTTCAGAAGTGAAAAAAGAATTAACGCAATTAGAAGTTCATAGAGAGCATGCTAAAGCTGAATTAGCCGCATTGATTCGCATGAATGGGACAGTTGGTTTGGTGGATAAGAAATTCATTCTAAATGTACAAACTGAGAATGCTGCCATTGCACGTAGAATTTATGTTTTGTTAAAAGATCATTTTGATGTTGAAAGTGAACTACTGGTGCGCCGGAAAATGAAACTAAAGAAAAATAATATTTATATTGTGCGATTAAAACAAGGAACTCAAGAAGTTCTTTCAGATTTATCTATTATGGAAGGTATGTTTCTTCATAGCCATGTTTCAGATGAAGTAATAGGCAATACGCAAAAAGTCAAATCTTATTTACGTGGTGCATTTTTAGCAGGAGGATCAGTCAATAATCCAGAAACGAGTCGTTACCATTTGGAGATCCATTCAAGTTATGAGGAGCATAATGATGATATTTGTCAAATGATGAATCAATTTGGTATGAATGCTCGTACACTAGAAAGACGGAATGGGTATATTACTTATTTGAAGGAAGCCGAAAAAATTGCTGATTTTCTAGCCTTGATTGGGGCAACTAGCGGTATGCTTAAATTTGAAGATGTCCGCATTATCAGAGATATGAGGAATTCAGTCAATCGGTTGGTCAACTGTGAAAATGCTAATTTAAATAAGACGATTGATGCGGCTAGTAAGCAAATTGAAAGCATCAAGTTCATTGATGATACAATTGGATTAGATAAGATACCTTCAAAATTAAGAGAAATTGCACTGGTCCGTTTAGAAAATCCTGAAGTAACTTTAAAAGAATTGGGAGAAATGATTCCGAGTGGAACAATCAGTAAGTCTGGAATCAATCATCGATTACGTAAACTGAATGAGATGGCAGAAAAATTGGGAACAAAAAAACGTGATAAGATTGATATAAGTATCTGA
- a CDS encoding gluconeogenesis factor YvcK family protein produces the protein MIQERKKNRPKIVVIGGGTGLPVILNGLKSKQADVTAIVTVADDGGSSGTLRNYANIVPPGDIRNVLISLSNIPMSQKDIFQYRFDTHDHFLAGHSIGNLIIAAMSEMRGSIFEAIQLLSKMMMVDGHVYPAAEEALILHAIFEDGSRISGESKIAKERKKIERVYVTTTEEDHEAKASRKVIAAIHDADMVVLGPGSLFTSILPNLMINDLGKAVTETEAKVVYICNIMTQLGETENFTDADHVCVLHQHLNKKFIDTVLVNIGEVPENYMDTERYNEYLVQVTHNFKKLAEEVPSIISDDFLELRNQGVFHNGEKVVDELFKMAFDNRRVERKNS, from the coding sequence ATGATACAAGAAAGAAAAAAAAATAGACCAAAGATAGTGGTCATTGGTGGAGGAACTGGGTTACCCGTCATTTTAAATGGCTTAAAATCAAAGCAAGCAGATGTAACTGCAATCGTAACGGTTGCTGATGATGGGGGAAGCAGTGGAACACTGAGAAATTATGCTAATATTGTTCCCCCAGGAGATATTCGCAATGTTTTAATTTCTCTCTCTAACATTCCTATGTCTCAAAAGGATATCTTTCAGTACCGATTTGATACACATGATCACTTTTTAGCTGGACATTCAATCGGAAATCTAATCATTGCTGCCATGTCTGAAATGCGAGGCAGTATTTTTGAGGCAATCCAGCTATTGTCTAAAATGATGATGGTTGATGGACATGTTTATCCAGCCGCAGAAGAAGCGTTGATTTTGCATGCTATTTTTGAAGACGGTTCTAGAATTTCAGGTGAATCTAAAATTGCAAAAGAAAGAAAAAAAATAGAAAGAGTGTATGTAACAACAACAGAGGAAGATCATGAGGCTAAAGCTTCTAGAAAAGTGATTGCTGCTATTCATGATGCAGATATGGTCGTATTAGGTCCTGGAAGCTTATTTACAAGTATTCTACCTAATTTAATGATTAATGACTTAGGCAAAGCAGTCACGGAAACCGAAGCTAAAGTGGTGTATATTTGTAACATAATGACTCAACTGGGCGAAACAGAAAATTTTACTGATGCAGATCATGTCTGTGTATTACATCAACACTTAAATAAAAAATTTATTGATACTGTTTTGGTCAATATTGGCGAAGTGCCAGAAAATTATATGGATACTGAACGGTACAATGAGTATTTAGTACAAGTAACACATAATTTTAAAAAACTTGCAGAGGAAGTTCCTTCCATTATATCGGATGATTTCCTTGAATTAAGAAATCAAGGGGTCTTTCATAATGGAGAAAAAGTTGTAGATGAATTATTTAAAATGGCTTTTGATAACAGACGTGTAGAAAGAAAAAATAGTTAG